The Sorangiineae bacterium MSr11367 genome window below encodes:
- a CDS encoding M20/M25/M40 family metallo-hydrolase, translating to MMTKKTLGCASIIALMVGVACSSNDDNPPSNNPGTDACSTIENDVKNDFDTLAKFVAIETYRTENWANEDKVTEGMEKIYAEMKKQVDEFNAGQKTSKLNLTRWDQASVDENGKPLSGEPPTWRVFKISLGSGARRVAIATHLDTVAPGDAGWQPFTLQKKTVEYNGKQEEFWLGRGSIDDKGPAVATLQVIKNIAKKYDGSSLLNDVTVELIFDTSEETAMSMPNYFRLNPTQEPNLAVIFDASWCVRAEKGVERPVFHIKKDAAKPTKGVWIDSLQTPAGPANQIADTATAIIKAEDAAKLDALQAAIKGEYDAYAFDDAGYRRAQLTVTREGNSLKLVTAVAGAQHGSKPEENRADGANPLVSLANFLAYKSEVFTKNDISRMLQFMKWTWGTKVFGEGHTSLQASDEVFQAPNNGTTYAVTRLDDSGTDSVYKDSLVLKIDIRYAQDHHGSAKWNGQTEGFIDQMQDKPSFSKFKGVFGDLIKEFETKEPEPASGPKHPVNFTVKETRFSGPESPVPPDVRKPDGPTFSRISNAYKEVMGQPCPAIAIGGGTDAKNHPNFLAAGALFGQKFGPPINFHGLSEGAPVSELTKSAKIICQFLDDEVKNGSKQEAGVSTSAASMWTKADHELH from the coding sequence ATGATGACCAAGAAGACACTAGGCTGCGCATCCATCATCGCCTTGATGGTGGGTGTTGCTTGTTCGTCGAACGACGACAACCCGCCCTCCAACAACCCCGGCACCGACGCGTGCTCGACCATCGAGAACGACGTCAAGAACGACTTCGATACGCTGGCGAAGTTCGTCGCCATCGAGACGTACCGGACCGAAAACTGGGCGAACGAAGACAAGGTCACCGAGGGCATGGAGAAGATCTATGCCGAGATGAAGAAACAGGTCGACGAGTTCAACGCCGGCCAGAAGACGTCGAAGCTCAATCTTACGCGCTGGGATCAAGCGAGCGTCGACGAGAACGGCAAGCCCCTTTCGGGCGAACCGCCGACATGGCGCGTGTTCAAGATCAGCCTGGGCAGTGGAGCGCGCCGCGTTGCCATCGCCACGCACTTGGATACGGTGGCGCCGGGCGATGCCGGCTGGCAGCCGTTCACGCTCCAGAAGAAGACCGTCGAGTACAACGGCAAGCAGGAAGAGTTCTGGCTCGGCCGCGGCTCGATCGATGACAAGGGACCGGCGGTTGCCACCTTGCAGGTGATCAAGAATATCGCGAAAAAGTACGACGGCAGCTCGCTGCTCAACGACGTCACCGTCGAACTGATCTTCGACACGTCCGAAGAGACGGCCATGTCGATGCCGAACTACTTCCGCCTCAATCCGACGCAGGAGCCGAACCTCGCCGTCATCTTCGACGCGAGCTGGTGCGTGCGCGCCGAGAAGGGCGTGGAGCGGCCGGTGTTCCATATCAAGAAGGATGCAGCCAAGCCGACGAAGGGCGTCTGGATCGACTCGCTGCAGACGCCGGCGGGACCCGCGAATCAGATTGCAGACACGGCAACGGCGATCATCAAGGCCGAGGATGCTGCGAAGCTCGACGCTCTTCAGGCTGCGATCAAGGGTGAATACGACGCCTACGCGTTCGACGATGCGGGGTATCGGCGTGCGCAGCTCACGGTCACGCGGGAAGGCAATAGCCTGAAGCTCGTCACGGCGGTGGCCGGCGCGCAGCACGGCTCGAAGCCCGAAGAGAACCGCGCGGACGGTGCCAATCCTCTCGTATCGCTCGCGAACTTCCTCGCCTACAAGTCCGAGGTTTTCACCAAGAACGACATCTCGCGCATGCTGCAGTTCATGAAGTGGACGTGGGGCACGAAGGTCTTCGGTGAAGGCCACACCTCGCTCCAGGCCTCCGATGAGGTCTTCCAAGCCCCGAACAACGGAACCACCTACGCGGTGACCCGGCTCGATGATTCGGGCACGGACAGCGTCTACAAGGACAGCCTCGTCCTGAAGATCGACATCCGCTACGCGCAAGACCACCACGGCAGCGCGAAGTGGAACGGGCAAACGGAGGGCTTCATCGACCAGATGCAAGACAAGCCGAGCTTCAGCAAGTTCAAGGGCGTCTTCGGCGACTTGATCAAGGAGTTCGAAACGAAGGAACCGGAACCGGCGTCCGGACCAAAGCATCCGGTCAATTTCACGGTCAAAGAGACGCGTTTCAGTGGTCCGGAGTCGCCGGTCCCGCCGGACGTGCGCAAGCCCGACGGGCCGACGTTCAGTCGCATCAGCAATGCGTACAAGGAAGTCATGGGGCAACCGTGCCCCGCGATCGCCATCGGTGGTGGCACCGACGCGAAGAACCATCCGAACTTCCTCGCTGCCGGTGCGCTATTCGGTCAGAAATTCGGTCCGCCGATCAACTTCCACGGTTTGAGCGAAGGCGCCCCCGTCTCCGAGCTAACGAAGAGCGCGAAGATCATCTGCCAATTCCTCGACGACGAAGTGAAGAACGGCTCGAAGCAAGAGGCCGGCGTCTCCACCAGCGCCGCGTCGATGTGGACCAAGGCCGATCACGAACTGCATTGA
- a CDS encoding DUF2752 domain-containing protein produces MASLVGLAAVLLFVTSLPAMCPMRVLLHTPCPSCGLTRAARLALGGDFAGATHIHPLWFAVLPFVGTLGIFQLGHYLVRGDLAQLHRHVGNAGYVLLTLLVVVWVARFFGAFGGPCPI; encoded by the coding sequence GTGGCCAGCCTCGTGGGGCTGGCCGCTGTGCTTTTGTTCGTCACTTCGCTTCCGGCGATGTGCCCCATGCGCGTGCTGCTCCACACGCCGTGCCCTTCGTGCGGCCTCACGCGTGCCGCGCGGCTGGCCTTGGGGGGCGACTTCGCCGGGGCGACGCACATTCACCCGTTATGGTTCGCCGTGCTCCCGTTCGTGGGCACCCTGGGCATCTTCCAACTCGGGCACTACCTCGTGCGTGGGGACCTCGCGCAGCTGCACCGCCACGTCGGCAACGCGGGGTACGTGCTTCTGACATTGCTGGTCGTCGTCTGGGTCGCTCGGTTCTTCGGCGCGTTCGGCGGGCCGTGCCCGATTTGA
- a CDS encoding LysR family transcriptional regulator: MDLRQLEFLLTVADEANFTRAAAKLRVAQPGVSARIRQLEQELGHDLLDRSGRTVRLTAAGATVLPYARAAMAAVAGARLAVDELTGLLRGRLSMGMVAPYSTTEFDLADLLASFHRAHPAVRITLSEGTADALVESLQTGRLDVAVIGLGAKRPAGLACHVLVDEPLAAVVRADHPMAAAAAIPFAELRERTLLTFSRGTGLRSVLDAASARAGAPLNVAFEASDPGVLVQLVARGLGVGILPESAARALPKLRSVPIVRPRLRGQLAFAWRSEAPSSPAVRAFLQFACDMRPALDSVTEMRSRRQGS; encoded by the coding sequence ATGGACCTTCGTCAGCTCGAATTCCTGCTCACGGTTGCCGATGAAGCGAATTTCACGCGTGCCGCGGCCAAGTTGCGTGTCGCGCAGCCGGGTGTCAGTGCGCGCATCCGCCAGTTGGAGCAGGAGCTCGGTCACGACTTGCTGGATCGATCGGGGCGCACGGTACGCCTCACGGCGGCGGGGGCCACCGTGCTTCCTTATGCGCGCGCGGCCATGGCCGCAGTCGCGGGGGCGCGGTTGGCGGTCGACGAGCTGACGGGGTTGTTGCGCGGGCGTCTCAGCATGGGAATGGTGGCTCCGTATTCGACGACCGAGTTCGATCTCGCCGACCTCTTGGCATCCTTCCACCGTGCGCACCCCGCCGTTCGGATCACGCTGTCCGAAGGCACCGCCGACGCCCTCGTCGAATCGCTGCAAACGGGCCGGCTCGACGTTGCCGTGATAGGGCTCGGTGCCAAGCGGCCGGCGGGGCTTGCATGCCACGTGCTCGTGGACGAGCCGCTCGCCGCCGTGGTCCGTGCGGACCACCCCATGGCCGCAGCTGCAGCCATTCCCTTCGCCGAGCTTCGCGAACGAACCCTGCTCACGTTCTCGCGTGGAACCGGACTGCGCTCCGTCCTCGACGCGGCTTCGGCGCGCGCCGGCGCGCCGTTGAACGTTGCCTTCGAGGCGAGCGATCCCGGTGTGCTCGTGCAACTCGTGGCGCGAGGTCTGGGCGTCGGCATTCTTCCCGAATCGGCTGCGCGTGCGCTGCCGAAGTTGCGCTCCGTCCCCATCGTGCGTCCGCGGCTACGCGGCCAGCTTGCTTTCGCTTGGCGAAGCGAAGCTCCTTCCAGTCCCGCCGTTCGCGCCTTCCTGCAATTTGCTTGCGACATGCGTCCCGCACTCGATTCCGTGACGGAAATGCGCTCGAGGCGACAAGGCTCGTGA
- a CDS encoding DUF4234 domain-containing protein: protein MFCPNCGTQNPDNVQTCTKCGFNIKGAAAPKFKGTMLMMNQQVRPAVPGAPGAPGAPGTPPPPPGDGPGAGTPATAPFGGPPGGPPQRLKGTMVGVAPMSAGSAPAPGFPPGAPAGFPPAPGFPADPGGFPPPQGGAPYYPPPGGAPQAAPPGFPPPGGGAPTPPLGSPGHPAHSFGSPEGVNAFSGTVVDAAPPFPMPPAGEPPVPAFGGVPLGGGAPLGGGPLGAPPPDPNVFGGPPPGGGGPSDPFGAPPPPQHGGGGGNYGPPPGGPSFGGPLGGGHGAPGGHPGGYGAPGAFGGPPPQGPGGGAYGAPPGGPQDFGGQMQQGFNQAADAVHQAFNPQQPYGAPGAYPNQAQYPNQALAPMGAFPQGGPMVHAQPGQHGPKGQVKNPTTELIIGLVTCGIYQMIWFIRVMNEMKRFLQRDEPNWLKISGLSFITCGAYGLYWQIVALGPLIQEIQYRAGVPNPQNHGWMYIIPYYNVILWQQELNRAWQGPA from the coding sequence GTGTTCTGCCCGAATTGTGGAACCCAAAATCCGGACAACGTGCAGACGTGCACGAAATGCGGGTTCAACATCAAGGGGGCGGCGGCCCCAAAGTTCAAAGGGACCATGCTGATGATGAATCAGCAGGTTCGCCCGGCGGTACCCGGTGCGCCGGGGGCTCCGGGAGCGCCCGGGACTCCTCCTCCTCCGCCTGGCGATGGGCCCGGTGCGGGGACACCGGCCACGGCGCCGTTTGGTGGCCCGCCCGGCGGACCGCCCCAGCGCCTCAAAGGGACGATGGTGGGCGTGGCACCGATGAGCGCCGGATCGGCCCCGGCCCCTGGTTTTCCGCCCGGAGCCCCGGCCGGATTCCCGCCCGCCCCAGGATTTCCCGCCGACCCGGGTGGCTTTCCGCCTCCGCAAGGGGGCGCTCCCTACTACCCACCACCCGGCGGCGCGCCGCAAGCCGCTCCTCCTGGGTTTCCTCCGCCCGGCGGGGGCGCGCCCACGCCTCCTCTCGGATCGCCCGGGCACCCGGCGCATTCTTTTGGCTCGCCCGAGGGGGTGAACGCGTTCAGCGGGACGGTCGTCGACGCGGCCCCGCCGTTCCCGATGCCGCCGGCCGGCGAACCTCCGGTACCCGCCTTCGGTGGGGTGCCGCTCGGGGGTGGTGCGCCGCTCGGGGGGGGGCCCCTGGGCGCGCCGCCGCCGGATCCCAACGTGTTTGGCGGGCCTCCTCCAGGTGGTGGCGGTCCGAGCGACCCCTTCGGGGCACCCCCTCCGCCGCAACACGGTGGTGGAGGCGGCAACTACGGCCCGCCTCCTGGCGGCCCCAGCTTTGGGGGGCCTCTTGGAGGTGGACACGGGGCGCCGGGTGGTCACCCGGGCGGATACGGTGCGCCGGGGGCCTTCGGGGGTCCGCCTCCTCAGGGTCCGGGCGGCGGTGCCTATGGCGCACCGCCCGGTGGCCCGCAGGACTTCGGTGGCCAGATGCAGCAAGGCTTCAACCAGGCTGCGGACGCGGTTCACCAGGCGTTCAACCCGCAGCAGCCCTACGGCGCTCCGGGGGCGTATCCGAACCAAGCCCAGTATCCCAATCAGGCCCTCGCGCCGATGGGGGCTTTCCCGCAGGGCGGCCCCATGGTGCATGCCCAGCCTGGACAGCATGGCCCCAAGGGTCAGGTGAAAAATCCGACGACCGAGTTGATCATCGGCCTCGTGACGTGCGGCATCTACCAGATGATCTGGTTCATCCGCGTGATGAACGAGATGAAGCGGTTCCTGCAGCGTGACGAACCCAATTGGCTCAAGATTTCCGGCCTCTCGTTCATCACCTGCGGCGCGTACGGCCTCTATTGGCAGATCGTCGCGCTGGGGCCGCTCATCCAAGAGATCCAGTACCGCGCGGGCGTTCCCAACCCGCAGAATCACGGCTGGATGTACATCATCCCGTACTACAACGTGATCCTGTGGCAGCAGGAGCTCAATCGCGCGTGGCAAGGCCCGGCGTAA
- a CDS encoding glycosyltransferase, with protein MGPGQAVGLSALAASSGAYSLMMGAFLLARARARAQRQPPSRAPRVSVFKPLAGVDDDLESNLESFAKLDYPSFELLLAVASTADAAYPVAKAFVERHPKVDVRVVVTDPHATKNPKVAQLVALERVATGSVFVISDSNVRVSPKYLETLIEQLEGENVGLVTSLFVGTGEKSLGAALENLQIGAYVAPSIAASALLAPRPFTVGKSMAMWRRDIAKMGGFRSIGDVLAEDHLLGRKVAEQGLEIRLSLDAVENRNVSCSVRRTLERHTRWAKMRRVISPTGFALEPLGSPLTIATAFVGLSPGGLSYAALVSTWLLQMLGTSVALRTLRGRVPWRILALEPLRCYVTLWCWMHACVSKRVSWRGHPIVLGKDSRIVTLAERREARAKDAKDRGPWSTRLRRAFANVA; from the coding sequence GTGGGACCGGGGCAAGCCGTAGGGCTCTCTGCACTCGCCGCGTCGAGCGGCGCATACTCGCTCATGATGGGCGCGTTCCTGCTAGCGCGGGCGCGGGCCCGAGCGCAGCGGCAACCGCCGTCGCGCGCACCGCGTGTGAGCGTCTTCAAGCCGCTCGCCGGTGTCGATGACGATCTCGAGTCGAACTTGGAGTCGTTCGCCAAGCTCGATTATCCGTCGTTCGAGCTGCTCTTGGCGGTGGCCTCGACCGCGGATGCGGCGTACCCCGTCGCAAAAGCGTTCGTCGAGCGTCACCCGAAGGTCGATGTGCGCGTGGTGGTGACCGATCCCCACGCGACGAAGAACCCGAAGGTCGCGCAACTGGTTGCGCTCGAGCGGGTGGCCACCGGCTCGGTGTTCGTCATCTCCGACTCGAACGTGCGGGTCTCGCCGAAATATTTGGAGACGCTCATCGAGCAGCTCGAAGGCGAAAACGTCGGCCTGGTGACCAGCTTGTTCGTGGGCACCGGCGAGAAATCGTTGGGCGCCGCGCTGGAGAATTTGCAGATCGGCGCCTACGTTGCGCCATCGATTGCGGCATCGGCGCTTCTCGCCCCGCGCCCGTTCACCGTGGGCAAGTCCATGGCGATGTGGCGGCGCGACATTGCGAAGATGGGTGGCTTCCGGTCCATCGGCGACGTGCTCGCGGAGGATCATCTGCTCGGGCGCAAGGTCGCCGAGCAAGGGCTGGAGATTCGGCTTTCGCTGGATGCCGTCGAGAACCGCAACGTGTCCTGTTCCGTGCGGCGCACGCTCGAGCGGCACACGCGCTGGGCGAAGATGCGCCGTGTGATCAGCCCCACGGGCTTCGCGCTGGAGCCACTCGGTTCGCCGCTGACGATTGCCACTGCGTTCGTGGGCCTGTCGCCCGGTGGGCTGTCGTACGCCGCGCTCGTGTCGACGTGGCTCTTGCAAATGCTGGGGACCAGCGTTGCACTTCGCACGCTGCGTGGGCGCGTGCCTTGGCGCATCTTGGCGCTCGAACCGCTTCGCTGTTACGTGACCCTCTGGTGCTGGATGCACGCGTGCGTAAGCAAACGCGTGAGCTGGCGCGGCCACCCGATTGTATTGGGCAAAGACTCGCGCATCGTGACATTGGCCGAGCGCCGCGAGGCGCGCGCGAAAGACGCGAAGGATCGCGGTCCATGGTCGACCCGTTTGCGCCGCGCATTCGCGAATGTGGCGTAG
- a CDS encoding DUF4299 domain-containing protein, translating to MSFSFYLPAAAPPRFSQLVDALAEPDWVCEGPEDDRFTNDFFVHPYLAGRAARGVELGLSDGTLQIRIMTCSSRADHELALRLVDTLAKMLESTIRPEDGDPISREQFSAQYGESWVEHMLASGPGVVLAMARKGQTLTLMGAKRAFYVGPRLVAELTKQGDAGFGERLLNAMVRLQSIDEEEYYTASVLVVKPKEWEADEDGVKLAVWAPNVAYLFPDVEYFAVLLPDGGHLIVPRSAGASIADDRWTFLDEKNALVEATAAPEWPALIARARPFVTELQRTARRS from the coding sequence GTGAGTTTCTCTTTCTACCTTCCCGCCGCTGCACCGCCGCGCTTCTCGCAACTCGTCGACGCCCTGGCCGAACCAGATTGGGTTTGCGAAGGCCCCGAAGACGATCGCTTCACGAACGACTTCTTCGTTCACCCCTATCTGGCCGGCCGCGCGGCACGCGGTGTCGAGCTTGGCCTCTCCGACGGCACGCTCCAAATACGGATCATGACCTGCTCCAGTCGAGCAGACCACGAACTTGCTTTGCGCCTCGTAGACACGTTGGCGAAAATGCTGGAAAGCACAATCCGCCCCGAAGACGGCGACCCCATCTCGCGCGAGCAATTCAGCGCCCAGTACGGCGAATCGTGGGTCGAGCACATGCTCGCATCGGGCCCCGGGGTCGTCCTCGCCATGGCACGCAAAGGACAAACCTTGACGCTCATGGGCGCGAAGCGAGCCTTTTACGTCGGGCCACGCCTGGTGGCAGAATTGACGAAACAGGGCGATGCTGGGTTTGGCGAACGACTTCTAAATGCCATGGTGAGACTACAAAGTATCGATGAAGAGGAATACTACACGGCATCCGTCCTCGTCGTGAAACCGAAGGAATGGGAAGCCGACGAAGACGGAGTCAAGTTGGCGGTATGGGCCCCCAACGTGGCTTACCTCTTTCCGGACGTCGAGTACTTCGCCGTTCTTCTCCCGGACGGCGGGCACCTCATCGTCCCACGCTCTGCAGGTGCCTCCATCGCCGACGACCGCTGGACGTTTCTCGACGAGAAAAACGCCCTCGTCGAAGCCACGGCCGCCCCCGAATGGCCCGCGTTGATCGCCCGAGCGCGCCCCTTCGTCACGGAACTACAAAGAACCGCGCGCCGGTCGTAA